In Gambusia affinis linkage group LG06, SWU_Gaff_1.0, whole genome shotgun sequence, one DNA window encodes the following:
- the si:dkey-182i3.11 gene encoding insulin-like growth factor-binding protein complex acid labile subunit isoform X1 — protein sequence MCLCVLLQLMMLAALTLASLGLLARASDLCPPACRCFDSLTTADCRDKGLTQIPPLPVGTLKLFILNNKIEEIPENGLNGLQVLDLTQNQLSASLNLVWPAMTNLTKLLLRDNNLASLLPAQFLNCPALVFLDLSKNHIQYLTPRFLYGLANLKTLLLSHNQIETLQTEVLDNVVGLTELHLNFNRLREIESGVFRSSAMLRKLDLSNNRIVKVEDGSFRGAAGLKHLDLSGNQLVTIPADSFSSLTALDHLYLTSNNLTDLSDRSLSGLNNLTDLDLSRNQLSSLPNDVFKDLAKLRFLDLFRNRLTELPPDVFRSLNNLLDLQLDRNQISTLPLEVFATSHKLQDLQLSHNHILELHPGLFANMPSLQNLQLAHNALTLLPEGLFHKLQALKELHLQYNRIAFLHQSVFDGLPKVTRVDLSNNRISSLQPDQFRELSRLKDLKLDGNQLVKLPSNLFTALGKLVTLDLGHNNLLELSSDTFKGLIHLKNLILSFNSLHSVHYNAFQDLGSLHTLLLQNNSLESLPPDLFHPLPKLRELNLDGNQLGRLNPRLFQRLKDLQELSLKSNGLQSLETKTLKPLKKLTLIYLSDNMWNCTSVDIFYLCNWIKVNTEKLNDKPVCYFPSESESPLLLLDHCAAAARCPPSLPLQVLSVLTPSLIAVAHSFL from the exons atgtgtttatgtgttttgctgcagctgaTGATGCTAGCAGCGCTAACTCTGGCCTCTCTGGGCCTCTTGGCGCGGGCGTCGGACCTCTGCCCGCCCGCCTGCCGCTGCTTCGACAGCCTGACCACGGCTGACTGCCGGGACAAAGGCCTGACCCAGATACCGCCGCTGCCAGTCGGAACGCTGAAGCTCTTCATCTTGAACAACAAGATCGAGGAAATACCCGAGAACGGGCTGAATGGGCTGCAG GTTCTGGACCTGACCCAGAACCAGCTAAGTGCCTCCCTGAACCTGGTTTGGCCCGCTATGACCAACCTGACCAAGCTGCTGCTGCGCGACAACAACCTGGCGTCTCTGCTTCCGGCCCAGTTCCTGAACTGCCCCGCCCTCGTCTTCTTGGACCTGAGCAAGAACCACATCCAGTATCTGACGCCCAGGTTCCTCTATGGCTTGGCCAATCTGAAGACGCTGCTCCTGAGCCACAACCAGATCGAGACGTTGCAGACGGAGGTTCTGGACAACGTCGTCGGCCTCACAGAGCTCCACCTGAACTTCAACAGGTTGAGGGAAATAGAGAGCGGCGTCTTCAGGAGCTCCGCCATGTTGAGAAAGTTGGATTTGTCCAACAACCGGATAGTAAAAGTGGAGGATGGGAGTTTCAGAGGAGCGGCTGGTTTGAAACATCTGGATCTGAGTGGAAACCAGCTGGTCACCATTCCAGCCGATTCCTTCTCCTCTCTGACTGCACTGGATCATCTCTATTTGACCAGCAACAACCTGACGGATCTGTCGGACAGATCGCTATCTGGCCTCAACAACCTGACTGATCTGGATCTGAGTCGGAACCAGCTCTCCTCTCTCCCAAACGACGTCTTCAAAGACCTGGCCAAGCTCAGGTTTCTGGATCTCTTCAGGAACCGACTGACAGAACTCCCGCCGGATGTTTTCAGGAGTTTGAACAACCTGTTGGATCTGCAGCTGGACAGAAACCAGATCTCAACGCTGCCGCTGGAGGTTTTTGCCACGTCGCACAAACTTCAAGACCTGCAACTGTCTCACAACCACATCCTGGAGCTCCACCCTGGTCTGTTCGCCAACATGCCGTCTCTGCAGAACCTTCAGCTGGCCCACAACGCCCTGACGCTGCTTCCGGAGGGCCTTTTCCACAAACTGCAGGCGCTCAAAGAGCTTCACCTGCAATACAACCGCATCGCTTTCCTGCACCAGTCAGTCTTTGACGGTTTACCAAAAGTAACCAGAGTGGATCTCTCCAACAACCGTATTTCATCTCTACAACCAGACCAGTTCCGGGAGCTTTCCAGGTTAAAAGACTTGAAACTGGACGGGAACCAGTTGGTTAAGCTTCCCTCAAATCTTTTCACTGCTCTTGGGAAACTTGTGACTCTGGATCTGGGCCACAATAATCTTTTGGAGTTGTCCTCAGACACCTTCAAAGGGTTGATCCACCTTAAGAACCTGATTCTGAGCTTCAACTCGCTCCACAGCGTCCACTACAACGCCTTCCAGGATCTGGGCAGCCTCCacacgctgctgctgcagaacaaCAGCCTGGAGAGTTTACCCCCCGACCTCTTCCACCCGCTGCCAAAGCTCAGGGAGCTGAACCTGGACGGAAACCAGCTGGGTCGCCTCAATCCTCGCCTGTTTCAGAGGCTTAAAGACCTCCAGGAGTTGAGCCTGAAGTCCAACGGGCTCCAGTCTTTGGAGACGAAGACGCTGAAGCCTCTAAAGAAGCTTACACTCATCTACCTCTCTGATAACATGTGGAACTGTACAAGTGTTGATATTTTCTACTTGTGCAACTGGATTAAGGTGaatacagaaaaactaaacGATAAGCCAGTCTGCTACTTCCCGTCTGAATCAGAGTCGCCCCTCTTGTTACTGGATCACTGCGCTGCCGCTGCGCGCTGCCCGCCTTCGCTTCCTCTACAAGTGCTGAGCGTCCTGACGCCTTCTCTCATCGCTGTAGCCCACAGCTTCCTCTGA
- the si:dkey-182i3.11 gene encoding leucine-rich repeat-containing protein 15 isoform X2: MMLAALTLASLGLLARASDLCPPACRCFDSLTTADCRDKGLTQIPPLPVGTLKLFILNNKIEEIPENGLNGLQVLDLTQNQLSASLNLVWPAMTNLTKLLLRDNNLASLLPAQFLNCPALVFLDLSKNHIQYLTPRFLYGLANLKTLLLSHNQIETLQTEVLDNVVGLTELHLNFNRLREIESGVFRSSAMLRKLDLSNNRIVKVEDGSFRGAAGLKHLDLSGNQLVTIPADSFSSLTALDHLYLTSNNLTDLSDRSLSGLNNLTDLDLSRNQLSSLPNDVFKDLAKLRFLDLFRNRLTELPPDVFRSLNNLLDLQLDRNQISTLPLEVFATSHKLQDLQLSHNHILELHPGLFANMPSLQNLQLAHNALTLLPEGLFHKLQALKELHLQYNRIAFLHQSVFDGLPKVTRVDLSNNRISSLQPDQFRELSRLKDLKLDGNQLVKLPSNLFTALGKLVTLDLGHNNLLELSSDTFKGLIHLKNLILSFNSLHSVHYNAFQDLGSLHTLLLQNNSLESLPPDLFHPLPKLRELNLDGNQLGRLNPRLFQRLKDLQELSLKSNGLQSLETKTLKPLKKLTLIYLSDNMWNCTSVDIFYLCNWIKVNTEKLNDKPVCYFPSESESPLLLLDHCAAAARCPPSLPLQVLSVLTPSLIAVAHSFL, encoded by the exons aTGATGCTAGCAGCGCTAACTCTGGCCTCTCTGGGCCTCTTGGCGCGGGCGTCGGACCTCTGCCCGCCCGCCTGCCGCTGCTTCGACAGCCTGACCACGGCTGACTGCCGGGACAAAGGCCTGACCCAGATACCGCCGCTGCCAGTCGGAACGCTGAAGCTCTTCATCTTGAACAACAAGATCGAGGAAATACCCGAGAACGGGCTGAATGGGCTGCAG GTTCTGGACCTGACCCAGAACCAGCTAAGTGCCTCCCTGAACCTGGTTTGGCCCGCTATGACCAACCTGACCAAGCTGCTGCTGCGCGACAACAACCTGGCGTCTCTGCTTCCGGCCCAGTTCCTGAACTGCCCCGCCCTCGTCTTCTTGGACCTGAGCAAGAACCACATCCAGTATCTGACGCCCAGGTTCCTCTATGGCTTGGCCAATCTGAAGACGCTGCTCCTGAGCCACAACCAGATCGAGACGTTGCAGACGGAGGTTCTGGACAACGTCGTCGGCCTCACAGAGCTCCACCTGAACTTCAACAGGTTGAGGGAAATAGAGAGCGGCGTCTTCAGGAGCTCCGCCATGTTGAGAAAGTTGGATTTGTCCAACAACCGGATAGTAAAAGTGGAGGATGGGAGTTTCAGAGGAGCGGCTGGTTTGAAACATCTGGATCTGAGTGGAAACCAGCTGGTCACCATTCCAGCCGATTCCTTCTCCTCTCTGACTGCACTGGATCATCTCTATTTGACCAGCAACAACCTGACGGATCTGTCGGACAGATCGCTATCTGGCCTCAACAACCTGACTGATCTGGATCTGAGTCGGAACCAGCTCTCCTCTCTCCCAAACGACGTCTTCAAAGACCTGGCCAAGCTCAGGTTTCTGGATCTCTTCAGGAACCGACTGACAGAACTCCCGCCGGATGTTTTCAGGAGTTTGAACAACCTGTTGGATCTGCAGCTGGACAGAAACCAGATCTCAACGCTGCCGCTGGAGGTTTTTGCCACGTCGCACAAACTTCAAGACCTGCAACTGTCTCACAACCACATCCTGGAGCTCCACCCTGGTCTGTTCGCCAACATGCCGTCTCTGCAGAACCTTCAGCTGGCCCACAACGCCCTGACGCTGCTTCCGGAGGGCCTTTTCCACAAACTGCAGGCGCTCAAAGAGCTTCACCTGCAATACAACCGCATCGCTTTCCTGCACCAGTCAGTCTTTGACGGTTTACCAAAAGTAACCAGAGTGGATCTCTCCAACAACCGTATTTCATCTCTACAACCAGACCAGTTCCGGGAGCTTTCCAGGTTAAAAGACTTGAAACTGGACGGGAACCAGTTGGTTAAGCTTCCCTCAAATCTTTTCACTGCTCTTGGGAAACTTGTGACTCTGGATCTGGGCCACAATAATCTTTTGGAGTTGTCCTCAGACACCTTCAAAGGGTTGATCCACCTTAAGAACCTGATTCTGAGCTTCAACTCGCTCCACAGCGTCCACTACAACGCCTTCCAGGATCTGGGCAGCCTCCacacgctgctgctgcagaacaaCAGCCTGGAGAGTTTACCCCCCGACCTCTTCCACCCGCTGCCAAAGCTCAGGGAGCTGAACCTGGACGGAAACCAGCTGGGTCGCCTCAATCCTCGCCTGTTTCAGAGGCTTAAAGACCTCCAGGAGTTGAGCCTGAAGTCCAACGGGCTCCAGTCTTTGGAGACGAAGACGCTGAAGCCTCTAAAGAAGCTTACACTCATCTACCTCTCTGATAACATGTGGAACTGTACAAGTGTTGATATTTTCTACTTGTGCAACTGGATTAAGGTGaatacagaaaaactaaacGATAAGCCAGTCTGCTACTTCCCGTCTGAATCAGAGTCGCCCCTCTTGTTACTGGATCACTGCGCTGCCGCTGCGCGCTGCCCGCCTTCGCTTCCTCTACAAGTGCTGAGCGTCCTGACGCCTTCTCTCATCGCTGTAGCCCACAGCTTCCTCTGA